A region of the Streptococcus suis genome:
ATTAGTTTTTTTGAAATACAGTCAGTATTCCTTCAAAAAACTGCCTTGATAGACAAAAAACTATCTCTTATCTAAAAATACCTTACTTGCGAAGACAGGTTCTAAAACAAGTCTCGCTATTTAATATATTGCCGGAAACAAGTCGGATTGACGACAATATCACGGAATTTTCCGCTAGCTACTCCCTCGATTTGTTAACTATTATATCAAAAATCCCGAGAAATTCAAGAATATTTTTCTGGAAATAAGAGATTATTTCCACGAGATTTCCAAATCATAGGAAGCAAAAAGCTGCTGGTTCTCCAATCCCTTTAATTCATATTGCAACTGGACACTTTGATCCGAACGGTTTAATTGGTAACGTTTTGTATCGGTCACAAAATGCTGGATTCCTAACGGTGTAGGAATGGTCACAATAGCTTCTTTACCAGAAATGAATCGCATAATAGACTTCGGAGTTGAAAAACGTGTCATCACTAACTCTTCTTCGTCACATTTTATGACAACTTTTTCAGCTTCATCGTTACTATAAATGAGATAGAGATTCCCATCTTTTTCCTTAACTTCCACTTGAAATTGCTGATCCACTACCTCAATCTGCCCGTCCAGATCAATTTCATTTCGTAAATGAATATCCATAGTTCCTCCTACTATTTTTTAATCCTAGTAACAAAGGATGAACGAAGCAGAGTAAAGCCTGTATACGCTGCAACGAAGACAACTAAAATTTTCAAATTATTAATATCCAAATTTGATAGGAAGAAAGCGGCTGTCAAAACACCTAGCACCCCACCGACAATGATTCCTGGAACTCCTGGCCAGTTGACACGCCCAGATTGGATAAATTGTTTGGCTCCCGCTGTCATAATCATGGCTGCATTCAACATCATGACTGGTAGTGCAACTGCAGGACTAATTCCCATCAATGAGAAGAAAATCAATTCTGGCGCGTAGTTTCCAAGTCCCATACTCATCAACATGCCCACTAAAAAGTCAAAGGCAATTCCAACAACTAATTTCCAACCAGTTAGGCCTTTTATTTCATTTGTAAGATCTGCGCCCGGGTTGGTTAACATCCTGTAGACCATGAAACAGGCTGCAATTATCAACAAGATACCCAGAATCCGTTGAACTTTTTTGGTATCCCATTTTTGAGTTACCTTGGCACCAACAAAGGCACCCGTAAATGCCGCTGCTGCCATAGCAATCAGAGTGACCATATCAACCTCAACTATCGTAATAAACAATAGCGCCTCTACTAAGACTGGTATGATGTGCGCCGTTGTCATGGTCGCAGGAATTTTACGATCGTCTTCCACCAACTTTGTCAGTTTAAACATAGTGGTTGTCGTTGCAAAGGTTCCAATCCCCAAGGTGTCTAGCAAGTCAGTAACATAACCGATACCAAACCCTGTCCAAAATTTCTCTTTTAGAGAAATATCGTGCTTTTTAGCATAGGATAGAATTGTGTAAAGCATCCAAAGAATTAGGGCTACAATAAAGACCTGAATAGTTAATAAGATAATTTGATTATTCATTTCTCCATTATACCAAAAGATTCCATTGGGTACATAGCAATATCCTTGTGTTTTAGAAAAATCAGGAATTTATCTCCCTTTTTTGTTATAATGAAACTATGATAGAAAAAGTATTTCGCGATCCAGTTCATAACTATGTCCATGTTGATCATGAGCTGATTTATAAACTTATCAATACAAAAGAATTTCAGCGACTACGCCGCATCAAACAACTAGGGACTACTTCCTATACCTTCCATGGTGGCGAGCATAGCCGCTTTTCGCACTGCCTTGGCGCCTACGAAATCGCCAGACGGATTACTCAAAAATTTGAAGACAAGTATCCACAAATCTGGGATACAAATGAGTCCCTACTGACCATGGTTGCTGCGCTACTCCATGATGTCGGACACGGAGCCTATTCTCATACCTTCGAGCGTCTATTTGATACAGACCACGAGGAAATGACCTGTGCTATTATTACTAGTCCAGAAACGGAAATCAATGCTCTGTTGAAACAAGTTTCACCTGAGTTTCCAGACAAGGTTGCTAGTGTTATCAAACACACCTATCCAAATAAACAGGTCGTTCAACTCATTTCGAGTCAGATTGATGTTGACCGAATGGATTATCTATTGCGAGATTCCTACTTCACAGGTGCGAACTATGGTGAATTTGACCTAACTAGGATATTACGTGTCATTCGCCCGACAGAAAATGGAATTGCCTTCAAAGAATCTGGTATGCATGCAGTAGAAGACTACGTTCTCAGCCGCTACCAGATGTACATGCAAGTCTATTTTCATCCAGCAAGCCGCTCTATGGAAGTCCTATTGCAGAATTTACTCAATCGTGCCAAACTACTATATACTAGTGAACAGGAGTTTTTTGCACGAACTTCACCTCGGCTATTACCTTTTTTTGAGCATCGTATCCGTCTAAACGACTACCTCAGTCTTGATGATGGAGTTATGAATACTTACTTTCAATCATGGATAGATGGACCAGATCGTATATTATCTGACTTAGCCCAGCGCTATATCAATAGGAAAGTGCTCAAATCCATCACTTTCAAGGCCGAAGAAGAGGAAGCTTTGGACCGCCTGCGTAGCCTGGTCGCAGATGTCGGGTTCGACCCAGAATACTATACTGCTATTCACCACAACTTTGATTTGCCGTATGACATTTACCGACCGAATGCAGAAAAGAAACGGACTCAAATTGAGATTTATCGCAAAGATGAAACCTTGGTAGAACTATCCTCTCTGTCACCAATTGTTCACTCCTTATCAGGCACAATCCATGGCGATAGCCGCTTCTATTTCCCAAAAGAAATGTTAGAAGAAACAGGAATTTTCGCACCTCAAATAGCTGATTTTAACAGCCACATACATAACGATCATTTTATAATTGGAGAATCAAATGAGCATTAAACTTGTCGCCATCGATATTGATGGCACACTACTAAATAGTCAACACCAAATTACAGCTGAAGTACACTCAGCAATCCAAGAAGCAAAAAAAGCAGGCGTTAAAATTGTTATTGCTACTGGTCGCCCCATTTCCGGTGTTCAAGCAATTTTAGAAGAACTCAATCTTACAGAAGCAGGTGACTACGTC
Encoded here:
- a CDS encoding DUF1934 domain-containing protein is translated as MDIHLRNEIDLDGQIEVVDQQFQVEVKEKDGNLYLIYSNDEAEKVVIKCDEEELVMTRFSTPKSIMRFISGKEAIVTIPTPLGIQHFVTDTKRYQLNRSDQSVQLQYELKGLENQQLFASYDLEISWK
- a CDS encoding sodium:solute symporter; amino-acid sequence: MNNQIILLTIQVFIVALILWMLYTILSYAKKHDISLKEKFWTGFGIGYVTDLLDTLGIGTFATTTTMFKLTKLVEDDRKIPATMTTAHIIPVLVEALLFITIVEVDMVTLIAMAAAAFTGAFVGAKVTQKWDTKKVQRILGILLIIAACFMVYRMLTNPGADLTNEIKGLTGWKLVVGIAFDFLVGMLMSMGLGNYAPELIFFSLMGISPAVALPVMMLNAAMIMTAGAKQFIQSGRVNWPGVPGIIVGGVLGVLTAAFFLSNLDINNLKILVVFVAAYTGFTLLRSSFVTRIKK
- a CDS encoding HD domain-containing protein, whose product is MIEKVFRDPVHNYVHVDHELIYKLINTKEFQRLRRIKQLGTTSYTFHGGEHSRFSHCLGAYEIARRITQKFEDKYPQIWDTNESLLTMVAALLHDVGHGAYSHTFERLFDTDHEEMTCAIITSPETEINALLKQVSPEFPDKVASVIKHTYPNKQVVQLISSQIDVDRMDYLLRDSYFTGANYGEFDLTRILRVIRPTENGIAFKESGMHAVEDYVLSRYQMYMQVYFHPASRSMEVLLQNLLNRAKLLYTSEQEFFARTSPRLLPFFEHRIRLNDYLSLDDGVMNTYFQSWIDGPDRILSDLAQRYINRKVLKSITFKAEEEEALDRLRSLVADVGFDPEYYTAIHHNFDLPYDIYRPNAEKKRTQIEIYRKDETLVELSSLSPIVHSLSGTIHGDSRFYFPKEMLEETGIFAPQIADFNSHIHNDHFIIGESNEH